The following nucleotide sequence is from Primulina tabacum isolate GXHZ01 chromosome 2, ASM2559414v2, whole genome shotgun sequence.
AATTCCGCGCAAACTCTCTATAAATATCTCCATTTTCGAtccattttcctccacaacacataaatttttttctctcttacacaatTTTATCATTTCTCACAACACTTAAAGTTTTTCTCACTacttcataaacttaaaatttttttctcttacacaattttatcacttcacacaacacttaaaatttttctcactactgcataacacataaaatttttctcactacttcataacacttaaaatttaTCTCTCTTAGATGATTTTCTAAtttacaacacttaaaatttttctctcttacacgattttagtttcgattgttagtttcttttagatttattaaattattaaaagaatttttttttatttttcgaaacAACTAAGCAACGAAAATCATgattaaaaaccgtcgctaaatgtagcgacggttATTATATGCtgaccgtcgctaaaattagcgacggtgacgaataataccgtcgctaaattagttAGCAAcggttttcaaaaaccgtcgcaaattctaAAAACCATCGGTTTTAAAAAGGCTACGACAACGGATAAAATCCATTATCGTATGtcgtttttgttgtagtgagaaACCTTCTTCATCGAGTCTTTTGACCAATATCAGTCTCAGACTCATATCTGGCACATGCCTGACGTCCTTCATGATTAGTGTAGAGCAATTGACGATAGTCAAACTCACATCTCACTTTCCCATGACTTTGGATAAGTCATTATTCCCCATCCTGACCAAACCAAAGTCCCCATGTGTGTAAGATGTAAAGCATTCTCTTCGAGATGTGACGTGGATTGTTGCTCCACTATCGATCACCCAAATAATTACTTGAGTTGCCGAATTTACAGACTCCTACTCTTGTTCGTTAACAACATTGAATTCGTCAATGGCGTTTGTTTGCTCATCGTCTGTTTCATGTTTGTTTTCAGTTTCCGACAGTATTTTTTAATATGTTCATTTTCTCCACATCAATAACACTTTATGTTGGCATATCTCCCCGATAAAAAAAATGACTTGTTTCTTCTTGGCTTCTGATTTGTGTTTTTCTTGATCTTATTTCTCTCCCTTGAGTCGGGAAGCAAAACATCTGACTCGTGCTCAATGTTCCATTCGACATCTGATTTATCATCTTGTTTAGGCTCGCTGAACACCGGTAGGTGCATCTTGgtgaataatataatatctttcaTCTTACTTTTCCAAAATTGATAATTAGAGCCATTAAGACTAATCATCTTGCTTGCGAGTACCTCCATCTTTTGTGACTGCTACCAACAAATTCATCTTCAAATCCTGAACACAAAAGAACAATTTCCCTAATATTGTTTAGAAagtcttttctgatgtggaagttCAGAATAaactgcaaccacagagcatacgaTGATTTCTATAGTATTTGAGCACATCGGTCTGATACCATTGTTGGGATATCAAAGAAATAAATGAGGTGACATCACAGTAGAACATCATATGTAATATCAACAATGAATAAGATGAACACTAATATTTATAGTGGTTCACCACAAGATTGGGTTACGTCCACTCTAAATCTCTCAAGGTGATCATTTCTTTAATAATAACAAAGAAGACAAGAGAACTGAGATTACAAAGTATTTCACTCAAAACATTCTGATTTTAACACTCACTTCTCAACTAATCctatttattccaaaaataaaCACTCCTTAAGAAATTCTAagattaaatcatttatttcacTTCTACACTTATGATTGTAGACGAGACGATTTTGTATTTTGGAACTATTTTGAAATAAACAATAGATGAGTATTTATAGGTAAATTTTagggaaaaaaacaaaaaataatacatcATTACTTACATAATTAAACCAACTGTGTTTTACTAACAAAAaacatgttttaattatttgtaaAAAATGATATGCTTGAATTCAAATTTGTTGACTTGATTTGTTTAACACCGAGAAGCTGATCGTATCCAGGAGAGGCATGCGCAGTGGATGGATCAATACCGACGTGACTATAAGGATGATACGGAGAAAGAGAGCCGGTTTGGGATCTTTTAAATCTAATGTTGGAGTACATAGATTTCATCTACAATGCTGGGAGAAAACTGTGCAAGCTGAACGTTAATTAGTTTGCAGACATAACAAATGAGGAGTTAAAGAAAACTTACAGGGCTTATAGAAGTCCCAACAGCGTTAACTCTGGTCCTGCGACGGCTTTCTAGTATGAAATTTCCACAGATATTCCACCAAGCATAGACTGGAGAAAGAAAGGAGCTGTCACTTCAATTCGAGACGAAACATGCGGTCAGTGTGTACAATCAAATATTAAGAATCAGTTTCTGGATGAACATTCTGAGATATAAATGATTCTAAGAACCTAGATTAATGAATTGAACTAAAAATCAACGATACAGGAGCCTGGACTTTTCCAGCTGTCGATACTGTGGAAGGAATCACCAAGATCAAGGGTGGAAAACTATATAATTTATCAGTTCAAGAACTAGTGGACTGCCATCCTGGATTTGAAGAAGGCTGCGATGGTGGCTTCGTATCCGATGCTTTTGAATCATAAAAGATAATGGTATCATAACTGAAAAAAACCACCCTCCtagagataaaaaaaaaaggtacTTGTGACAAGAAAAGGAGGCAGAACCAGTGACAAAGATAATCGGATGCCAAAAGGTACCGCCAAATAATGAGGACACACTCATGAAGGCTGTCGCTAACCAGCCTGTTCCTG
It contains:
- the LOC142537802 gene encoding thiol protease SEN102-like, whose amino-acid sequence is MRSGWINTDVTIRMIRRKRAGLGSFKSNVGVHRFHLQCWEKTVQAEHIPPSIDWRKKGAVTSIRDETCGAWTFPAVDTVEGITKIKGGKLYNLSVQELVDCHPGFEEGCDGGFVPPNNEDTLMKAVANQPVPVTDASGYDFQFYSTVVFTGQCGDSLDHGVTVLGYVTENGKLKYWIIKNSWGSSWGEDGYMRLQKDIADKKGICWIAVEVYYPVI